GGTATCAATCAGAACATGATTACAGAAAAAAGAAAGGTTTAGATGTAGATACTCCTTAAATCATAAATATTTTAAGCTTGTAAACAgcattttatcatatttttattttgttactgAAACTTTAGTAAAAATGAAAAGTTCTTTCCAAGTAATATTGGCATATAGTATGGCATATAACAGTAATTCTTCATAGAAAAGAAGCATACAGTTAGGAAATATTCATTCGCTGTGCAATtttataatgataataaaaatttagtACATTGCAATATTGCaaaaattgtacatttataACTATACATAACAGTAACATAACAAGCCAATGTGGTATATGGACCACTGTATTTCAATAAACTGTGATGCACTTTTttgcgatatatatatatataaagaaaaacaatataaaatagGTGATGAGTACATTCCATttagtattatatttaattttcattaaagccaaataaaagtatttaattTATGTTAGTTGTTTACATATAGACTACTATTTGtcgtgtaataaatataatttgtttttataaatacatatatgtgtatatatacgtatgtacatatgaaaTGAATGTTTTGCTTACTTACATTTAAgttgtataaaaataatttttttctatCTTATCACATAGAATAATAACTTtagtaatatataaaatgaattaaTCCAAAAATTAGAGATTGGAGATAGAGAAGTCGTTAACGAgatataaaacattaaaaattataaaaagtttatttttatattacactTCATAAACTTCTTTTCTTAGATACAAAAATTGCCAAAATTAATGTGATAgtgttcataaatattattcaATTTGTAAAAAGTTGACCTTATAATTTATGTAAaagtttataaatttataagaggACATGAAAATAATCTGTTCATAAACATAAAAAATGTAGGAAACAATGCAGGCTAAGACAAAAGTAAAAAGCAGTCTTGTTTCACAATGTTGCTCAACTTTATCCTACAcccattaaattttttaatatttattcaaaatgcatgcttatttctattcaaaaTGTTAATGCCGTCTAGCCATCTTTTTTTCCAACTTCCGTTGTTTCTTCTCACTAATCTCAGGTTGCTCTGGAGTAGAGGCAAAAAACCATGGAGCTAATATTTGTTTCCATATCATCCAACCTCCCCTGAATGGTACCTGttgtaataatacaaaatatttcataaactaTTTAAACATTTTATGTATGCTTTAACTCAAAAATCGTGAGGAAATTGTACGAAAGTTATTTTAAATTGTTTTGTAATTTATGACGAGTCAGtgtactattttatatttctatcatTTACTAAATATACTTACAAGAAGCCATAACAACCAAAAGTAATTTGATATAAGAGAGAGTACTTGTACTCCTGaagttaatataattaaatcttTTACATGTCTGAAATAACATTAAAATGTCATTATATTTATCAAAGCTGTTACAGTCTAATAAAGTGTTATATTATTTGAAGAAATCATTAGAATATGTTGTGATATTTACTCTGCTATACCTCCTTCCATATTAAGATCAATTCCAGAATCTAAAAGCTGTCCGGATTCTGAATATGTTGCATGTGCTATATATTTCATAAACTGATAACTTCCTATATATACAATTGCAGAAAATATGGTTAATGTCTGTAatcataatatataatagaataatatatgttgctatatatgtatactataaaaataaaaataatacctTAAATACAAAACTCACAGTTGATAATGTTGTAAAGTTAAAGAACAACATTGTAACAgtaaaatatattcctattgCCCCAATTATcatattttgataaaaatttaatgtAGTTTTATTTTCTTCCACTATCTGCTTTGCACCTTTTGTTGCTGCTTTAGTTTTTTTTATCTAGAAATGTAATGAATGACTTTACCTAGTACTCATATTGTTATAAagcaatttttttaaaaatgataattattGATTAACTTTGTTATGCAATGACACATTACAAATTATACGGAAATAAGTGCATATCCAGAATGGTTAAGAtgtaaaaaaaagagaaaactaacgatatttaaaataatactgTAACTTACCGTCATTTTCTTAGTAAATTATAGGTACaagtatttaatatatttaaacaattaaTATCTATTTAACAATCAATACATGACACAGACAATCTCGTAAGTATTCAAAATCGCTTAGGGTTTGTTAAAGCCACGTGAAAGTTGTCATATGAGAAAGTCTCTAGGTTAACATTCCGTAATCTATATTTCAATACAgatatgtaaatattaataGTCATCATTTTTTACGATTCATAATCGTT
This portion of the Bombus affinis isolate iyBomAffi1 chromosome 1, iyBomAffi1.2, whole genome shotgun sequence genome encodes:
- the LOC126924449 gene encoding transmembrane protein 208, translating into MTIKKTKAATKGAKQIVEENKTTLNFYQNMIIGAIGIYFTVTMLFFNFTTLSTTLTIFSAIVYIGSYQFMKYIAHATYSESGQLLDSGIDLNMEGGIAEHVKDLIILTSGVQVLSLISNYFWLLWLLVPFRGGWMIWKQILAPWFFASTPEQPEISEKKQRKLEKKMARRH